The sequence CCGCGGCGAGCTTGGGCAGCGTGTCGAGCGCTCGCCCCAGGCGCAGCTCGACGATGTTGGCCAGCCCGGCGCGATCGAGGTTCGCGCGGGCGACCTCGGCGTGCTTCGGCTCCGACTCCAGCGTGATCAGGCGGCCGACGGCAGGCAGCGCCCGCGCGAGCCAGATCGTACTGTAACCCCCGAGCGTGCCGATCTCCAGGATGGTCCGCGCCCCCTGGATCCGCGCCAGGAGATGCAGCAGCTTGCCCTGGTTCGGCGCGACGTTGATCGGCGGCAGGCCGGCCGCGGCGCTGGCCGCGAGCGCCGCATCGAGCGCGGCGTCGGACGGCACGAGCGTATCGGTGAGGTAGCGATCGACGGCGGACCATTGCTCCTGAGACATGAAAATCATCCTCCTCCCATCGCGGCGACCACCGTCGCGGCGCACGGGTGAGCTGAGCGCCAGATGTTCAAACTTCCTGCAGCTGACAGAGACGCTGAGCGTCCCGATAGCGACGCCTCGCGGCCACGTCAAACGTTGGATGTTTGTCCGCTATAGCAGATGAGCGCGGTGGGCGCAGCGCCCGCCGCCGCGCAGGGCTCGTCCTACCGCGGCACGAGGACGCGGACGTCCCAGGGCGCGAGGTCCAGCGCGAGGGCGCCGGCCCGGAGGCGCGAGGCGGCCTGCGCGCCGCTCAGCGCGTCGCGCAGGCCGCCTCGCGCGTGGGCGGCGAACGGCTCCGGGACGGTGAGCCGCTTCTTGACCGGTCGATCGCTGAAATTCAGGACGACGAGCGCGAAGCGGGACGCGTCGTCGCCGTGCCTGACATAGGCGAAGACCTCGTCGTCGGGCCCCCCGGCGTGGACCGTGAGGTGCCCCGGCGACCGGAGCGCCGCGACACCGCGCCTGAGCCGGATCAGCCGCTCGTAGTGCCGCGCCAGCTGGCCGCGCGGGGGCCGTGAGACCGGGGCGAGGCCGGCGTAAGGCTCGTACTCGGCGCCGAGCTCGTCGAACGTGTAGACGCACGGGATCCCCGGCAGGGTCAGCAGCGCCGCCGCAGCGACGCGCGTCAGCCCCGGCCCATGGCGGGTGATGAAGCGCGCGCCGGTGTCGTTGTTGTTGATGAACCTGAGCGTGCGCTCGGGGCGCGCGGCGGTGGCGGCGAGCGCCGCGCCGAGCCGGGCCGCGATGCCCCGCGGCGCGCCGAACACGTCTTTCCAGGCCCAGCGTCCGAGCTCCTCGGTCCAGTCGTAGGCCGCGTCGAACCCATTCTGCAGATAGTACGGATCGCGCGCCGAGGCCTCGGCGATCAGCGCGACATGCGGGCTCACGCGCCGGAGCTCGGCGGCCCAGGGGGACCAGAGCTCGCCCCGCCGCTGCCTGATGCCCCACGCGGCGTCGACGCGATAGCCATCGATGTCGAAGCGGCGCACCCAGTGCAGCGACGCCTCGAGCATCCAGCGCGCCACCTCGGCGCTGTCGTAGTTCAGGTTCGGCAGGTGCTCCCAGTCGAAGTAATGCGTCGGCTCACCGCCGTCGTCGCGATCGTAGAAGTCGAAGGTGTGGGCGCGGTTCGAGCGCCGCTCGGCCTCCCGGAAATACGGGTGCTCGGCCGAGGTGTGGTTGGGCACGAGATCGAGCAGCACGCGCAGGCCGCGTCGGTGCGCGTCGTCCACGAGCTCGCGGAGATCTTGCTCCGTTCCGTAGTCGGGGCGCACGCTGAAGTAGTCGGTGACGGCATACCCGAAGTCGCCCTCGGGCGCTGTGAAGAGGGGAGATAGCCAGATCGCCGTGACGCCGAGCCGCTCGATCGCGGGGAGGGCGGCGCGGACGCTCTGGAGCGGCGGATCGCCGAAGAACGGCGGCACGACGCCGTAGAGGACGGCGTCGTCGATCCACGCCGGCGCGGTCGCGCCAGGGGCGGCTTCGAGCGGCGGCGCGACACGCGCGGCGTCGCCCCGGCCGCGCTCGTCGCGCACCCTGAGCTCGTACAGCGCCTGACCGCCGGCGGCGGGCGCCGGCAGCTCGAGGCGAACGCCCTGCCCGAGCGGCTCAGGCGTCGCGCCGCCGCGCAGCCGGAACCAGTCGAAGGCGACGAGCTCGGCGCGCGAGCGCTCGCCGGGCTCGCTGCTCGTCGCGTCGAGGACGAGCTTGCCGCCGGCCAGCGCAGCGTGGGCACGGGCGCGCGGCGTGTCCTCGAGCCGGACGCGGTAGGTGACGGGCGGAGAGTCCAGGTCGCCCGCGCTCGCCTCCCGGCAGCGCGCGACGATCTCGTTCTCGCCCTCGATCAGCGGGATGTCCGCGAAGAACCGGTGCTGCTCGATCGCCGCGGGGAACACGTCGCCGCCCACCCGGATCGCGCATTCCTCCAGCGTGTCCGCCCCGGCGAGGGCGCCCTGGATGCGCGCGCTGAAGGCCCAGACGTCGGCATCGCCGGCGTGCAGCTCCAGCCGGGCTTGCGCCGATCCCGATGGGCGCGGCGATACCGAGGGGGTGACCGACTCGCACGAGGACGCCGCCAGGAGCAGAGCGGCAGCCCATCCGAGCCGGGCGAGCGGCCGAAGGCGACGTGATGGGCCTTCGATGCGCCGTCGCCGGACACCGGTGCTCGCGTCGATCGAGACGACCGGCGTAGATGGGATTGCACAGGGAGAGAAGGCGGCCGTCGAGCGGAGGAGACGTCTCAGCATGGGGGCGATGCGGCAAGCGGGGGAGCCCCTCTATTCCAGATCCACCCCCGGCGATCCCCGAAGCGCAGAGAGCGCGGAGCTTTTATGTCGTGATCTTCTCCATCTACTCCATGTCCGCTATGTCGTTGCCTCCACGGTGATGCATTCCCGTGCTGGGGCTTCCTCGGCGCCTCCTCGCGCCAGGATCAGGCGGCGGCGCCGAGACGCGATTGCGGGCGCGCACGACGAGCGGGACGCCGCCCGACGGGCTCAGCGTCAGATTGCGGCGCACGGGTCGGGGCGGCCGCTCGTCGAGCAGGCGGAACTCCCATGCCGAAAGCGCCACGCCGAGCACGATCTTCATCTCGAACATCGCGAAGGCCGCGCCGATGCAGCGGCGGTGTCCGCCGCCGAACGGCAGGTACTCGAACGGGGAGAACTTGCGCTCCAGGAAGCGCTCTGGCCTGAACCGGGACGGCTCGGGGTAGAGATCGGGGTGGTGGTGCACGAGCAGGATGCAGGGCGCCACCCCCGTTCCCGGCAGGAGCTCGTGCTCGTCGAGGCGGAACGGCTGCGCCAGGAGGCGAGGGGACTCGGTGACGATCGGATAGATGCGCAGCGCCTCCTTGCACACGGCGTCCAGGTAGGGCAGGGCGGCGAGCCGCTCGGGGTCGGGCTCCGGGCCGAGGGCGTCGATCTCGTCGCGGAGGCGCGCGAGGACGCCGGGGTTGCGGTGCACATGATCGAGGGCCCACGCGAGGGCGAGCGCCGTTGTCTCGTGCCCGGCGAACAGCAGCGTGCGGAGCTCGTCGAAGATGGCCTGATCGCTCATGGTCGATCCGTCGTCGTAACGGGCCGAGACCATGAGGCTCAGGATGTCGTCGCCCGGCGCCGCGCGCGCCCGCTCGATCTGCCCGCGGAACAGGGCATCCAGGTCATCGACGCGCCGGCGGAAGCGCGCGTAGGGGCCGAGGCCGCCGAGGTCCCGCTGCAAGAACGGCAGGAAGGTCAACGCCGGGGTCAGCGCGTCGGTCATGGCGACGACGGCGCGGGCGAACGCGCTCGTTCGAGACGGCTCCTCCACCCCGAACACGGCGCGGATGATGACGTCGAGCGAGATCGCCTGCGTGATCTCCTGGGCGACGGCGCGGGGCGCGCGCGCCGCCTCGGTGAGCCGGCGGGCGGCGGTGTCCGCCATCGCCGCGGCGTAAGCGCGCATGCGATCGCCGTGGAACGGCGGTGTCAGCAGCTTCCGCTCGCGCCTGTGGCGCTCGCCCGAGAGCATGAGGAGCGAGTGCTCCCCCACGAGGGGCGCGATCGCCCTGGTGGCGAAGGGAAGGAATGTCTCCGGCGGCGCCGTCAACACTTCCTCCACCGATCTGGGGCATCCGGCGATCACGACGTCACCGCTGACCACGGGGACGTTGAAGACATCCCCGTATGTGGAGGCGCACCGCGAAAGGAACTCGAAGGGACGGGTGATGAACTGGTAGGTCGTCAGAAGTCGGCCGCGCGGGCCTCGAAGCAACTGGCTCATGGCGTACCTCGGCGGGAGCTCGATCTCGGGGGCGCGCGGCGCCTCGCCGGGATCGATACCAAGGATGGGCTCGGCGCGCCGCTCCGGCAGCGGCGTCGGGCGCCAATGTTGCGACGGATGGCGCCAGGTGGGGGCGCGCCGCGCGCTGTCCGCCCGACCAGGGCCATCGTGACCATGCTGCCGGGGCCGAGGCCGGCCGGCGCTGCCGCGCTCGCCCACCGGAGAGCTCGCCTGGGGCATTACGCAATGCTCGTGCCATAGGCGTAGCGGCGGCCGGCGACATTTTTGATGGATGCGCCGATGAGTTCTGCGCGCTCCGGCAGTCCACCCCCCGAACCCATCCCGCGGCAGCGCCCGCACCGGGCGAGGCCCATTCCCGATGACAATGGAGACGTCCCCATGACCCGGATCGAACTGCCCCGCGTCGTGTCGCGCGCCGAGTGGCTGGAGGCACGCAAGGCGCTGCTCGCCCGCGAGAAGGAGCTGACCAGAGCGCGCGATCGGCTCAACGCGGATCGCCGGCGCCTGCCGATGGTCGAGGTGACCGAGCCGTACGAGTTCTCGGGCGCCCACGGCAAGCTGCGCCTCCTCGATCTGTTCGAGGGCCGGCAGCAGCTCATCGTCTATCACTTCATGTGGCTGTTCGAGGACGACGGCACACCCAAGGATCGCGGCTGCCCGAGCTGCTCGGGCTACGCCGATCAGATCTCGAAGGGCCACCTGCGGCACTGGCACAACGTCGGAACCACGTTCGCGTTCATCTCGCGCGCTCCCTGGGAGAAGATCGCGCCGTTCAAGGCGCGCATGGGCTGGCCCGTGCCCTGGTACTCGTCGGCGGGCACCCGCTTCAACCACGACTACCACGTCACGCTGGACGAGTCGGTCACGCCCGTGGAGTACAACTACCGAACGCCCGCCGAGCACGAGCAGGCGGGCTCCGCCTACTATCTTGGGGGCAAGCAGCCCTTCGACCTGCACGGGCTGAGCTGCTTCCTGCGCGACGGCGAGCGCGTGTACCACACCTACTCGACCTATGGGCGCGGCACGGAGTCGACCGGCGGCTCGTACTATTTCCTCGATCTGACCGCGCTCGGGCGCCAGGAGGAATGGGAAGAGCCCAAGGGGCGCAGCACCGGGCTGGGCGCCAAGGCCGGCGACGAGCGCATCCGTTACCCCGACGAGCAGGAGGACCTGTCCGACTCGCGCGGCGCGCGGCCCGCGGCCGCCGCTCCCGAGGCGGACGACT is a genomic window of Sorangium aterium containing:
- a CDS encoding O-methyltransferase, with the translated sequence MSQEQWSAVDRYLTDTLVPSDAALDAALAASAAAGLPPINVAPNQGKLLHLLARIQGARTILEIGTLGGYSTIWLARALPAVGRLITLESEPKHAEVARANLDRAGLANIVELRLGRALDTLPKLAAEGRGPFDLIFIDADKPSNPDYFAWALKLSRRGSVIVIDNVVRKGAIIDPESADPSVQGVRRLNKLLATERRVSATAIQTVGSKGYDGLAIVLVTEGP
- a CDS encoding alpha-amylase family glycosyl hydrolase, whose translation is MLRRLLRSTAAFSPCAIPSTPVVSIDASTGVRRRRIEGPSRRLRPLARLGWAAALLLAASSCESVTPSVSPRPSGSAQARLELHAGDADVWAFSARIQGALAGADTLEECAIRVGGDVFPAAIEQHRFFADIPLIEGENEIVARCREASAGDLDSPPVTYRVRLEDTPRARAHAALAGGKLVLDATSSEPGERSRAELVAFDWFRLRGGATPEPLGQGVRLELPAPAAGGQALYELRVRDERGRGDAARVAPPLEAAPGATAPAWIDDAVLYGVVPPFFGDPPLQSVRAALPAIERLGVTAIWLSPLFTAPEGDFGYAVTDYFSVRPDYGTEQDLRELVDDAHRRGLRVLLDLVPNHTSAEHPYFREAERRSNRAHTFDFYDRDDGGEPTHYFDWEHLPNLNYDSAEVARWMLEASLHWVRRFDIDGYRVDAAWGIRQRRGELWSPWAAELRRVSPHVALIAEASARDPYYLQNGFDAAYDWTEELGRWAWKDVFGAPRGIAARLGAALAATAARPERTLRFINNNDTGARFITRHGPGLTRVAAAALLTLPGIPCVYTFDELGAEYEPYAGLAPVSRPPRGQLARHYERLIRLRRGVAALRSPGHLTVHAGGPDDEVFAYVRHGDDASRFALVVLNFSDRPVKKRLTVPEPFAAHARGGLRDALSGAQAASRLRAGALALDLAPWDVRVLVPR
- a CDS encoding cytochrome P450; the protein is MSQLLRGPRGRLLTTYQFITRPFEFLSRCASTYGDVFNVPVVSGDVVIAGCPRSVEEVLTAPPETFLPFATRAIAPLVGEHSLLMLSGERHRRERKLLTPPFHGDRMRAYAAAMADTAARRLTEAARAPRAVAQEITQAISLDVIIRAVFGVEEPSRTSAFARAVVAMTDALTPALTFLPFLQRDLGGLGPYARFRRRVDDLDALFRGQIERARAAPGDDILSLMVSARYDDGSTMSDQAIFDELRTLLFAGHETTALALAWALDHVHRNPGVLARLRDEIDALGPEPDPERLAALPYLDAVCKEALRIYPIVTESPRLLAQPFRLDEHELLPGTGVAPCILLVHHHPDLYPEPSRFRPERFLERKFSPFEYLPFGGGHRRCIGAAFAMFEMKIVLGVALSAWEFRLLDERPPRPVRRNLTLSPSGGVPLVVRARNRVSAPPPDPGARRRRGSPSTGMHHRGGNDIADME
- a CDS encoding DUF899 domain-containing protein, whose product is MTRIELPRVVSRAEWLEARKALLAREKELTRARDRLNADRRRLPMVEVTEPYEFSGAHGKLRLLDLFEGRQQLIVYHFMWLFEDDGTPKDRGCPSCSGYADQISKGHLRHWHNVGTTFAFISRAPWEKIAPFKARMGWPVPWYSSAGTRFNHDYHVTLDESVTPVEYNYRTPAEHEQAGSAYYLGGKQPFDLHGLSCFLRDGERVYHTYSTYGRGTESTGGSYYFLDLTALGRQEEWEEPKGRSTGLGAKAGDERIRYPDEQEDLSDSRGARPAAAAPEADDCCSRMRR